TGCAGCGCGCGGTATGCCAAAGCCCAAGGAAGAGGCATAACGATGGCAGCACCAAAGAAAGGAGCCAAGGCCAAGGGACCCCAGAGGGGTGCGCACTTCAAGGTTGAAGGCGACAAGATCACCACCGCAAAGAAATACTGCCCGCGCTGCGGACCCGGTATCATGATGGCGGACCACAAGGATCGCCTTACCTGCGGCAAGTGCGGATATACCGAATTCAGAAAATAAGCACCAATGCCTGTTTTTGGGCAGATACTTGGGATTGAGGGCACAGCCTGGAACCTCAGTGCCGCTCTTTTTGATCGCGATCTTATCACGCTGGCTTCACGACCCTACAGCCCGGCAACGGGGGGCATTCACCCCCGGGAAGCAGCCCAGCATCACGCGTCAGTCATGAAGGAGCTGATAGGTTCGGTGCTCACCGAGCCTGAAAAAATAACCGGCATTGCTTTTTCCCAGGGGCCGGGGCTCGGTCCCTGCCTGCGGACGGTTGCAACAGCAGCCCGGTCCCTTGCGCTTGCACTTGAGGTTCCCCTGATAGGAGTCAATCACTGCGTTGCCCACGTTGAGATAGGTTGTTTTGCTACCGGTTGTCGCGATCCCATCGTTTTGTACGCAAGCGGTGCAAATACCCAGGTGATAGGGTACCTGAACGGCAGGTACCGCATCTTTGGCGAGACGCTCGACATCGGGATTGGCAATGCGCTGGACAAATTCGCCCGGTCAAAAAATCTCCCGCATCCGGGAGGCCCTATCATCGAAGCGCAGGGAAAACAGGGGCAGTATATTGAACTCCCGTACACGGTGAAGGGAATGGATCTGGCCTTCTCCGGCCTTGTCTCTGCTGCAAAGGACAGCAAGGCATCAATGCCGGATGTCTGCTACAGCCTGCAGGAGACCGCGTTTGCAATGTGCGTGGAAGTCGTTGAACGGGCTATGTCGCTTGCCGGGAAAAATGAAGTACTGCTTGTTGGGGGTGTAGGGGCAAACAGGCGCCTCCAGGAAATGCTCCGGATAATGTGCGAGGATCGCGGTGCGCAATTCTTTGTTCCCGAGCAGAAATATCTTGGCGACAACGGGGCAATGATCGCCTATACCGGGAAGATGATGCTGGAGAGCGGGCTTATCACGCCAATAGAATCCTCACAGGTCAATCCCTCATTCCGCTCGGATGAGGTCGCGGTTACCTGGAAACACGATGCCCCCCCTGCACACGTCGCGGTTCAGCCCGGTAACGGCACACAGAAGCGGGGGGCAGAAGCCGTCATCACATTTCACGATGGCCTTGCAGAGAAGAGGAGGGTCTCGAAACGTTACCGCGTGGCAGCACTCGATAAGCGCCTGATCGCGGAAAGAACACGGGCGGAAGCCCGCCTCATCCACACAGCCCGCAAAAGTGGCGTACCCACACCCATCATGAGCGACATCACTGCTGATACCATCGTCATGGAAGAAATTCAGGGAACCCTGCTCACCCACGCACTGCACGAATCCACGGTCATGGAAGCCGGCAGGATGGTAGGCAGACTTCACAAGGCGGGCATCATGCACGGAGACCTCACGACAAGCAACCTGATCCTTCGAAAAGGCGACAGGAAATGCGTTCTGATCGACTTCGGGCTTGCACAGGCAACCACCGAGATCGAGCAGCGGGGCGTTGACATCCATGTGCTGTTCCAGACCCTTGAGAGCACCGCACCTGAGCAGGCAGATGCACTCAAAGCAGTCTTTATTGCAGGGTATACGGAAACGTTCGATGGTGCTGCTGATGTGATTCATCGCGAACACGAGATCGAACTGAGGGGAAGATACCTGTGAAACTTACCATAGTCACCAGTAATGCAAACAAAGCTGCAGAGGTTGCTGCATTTTTCAAAGGTGCGCTGGATGTTACGCACATGGCGCTTGAAATACCGGAGCACCGCTCCGATGATGTGGGGGAGATCGCAAAGGGCAAAGCGCAGTATGCCTATGACCATCTCCGGACACCGCTCATCGTTGACGA
The sequence above is drawn from the Methanoregula sp. genome and encodes:
- a CDS encoding bifunctional N(6)-L-threonylcarbamoyladenine synthase/serine/threonine protein kinase, giving the protein MPVFGQILGIEGTAWNLSAALFDRDLITLASRPYSPATGGIHPREAAQHHASVMKELIGSVLTEPEKITGIAFSQGPGLGPCLRTVATAARSLALALEVPLIGVNHCVAHVEIGCFATGCRDPIVLYASGANTQVIGYLNGRYRIFGETLDIGIGNALDKFARSKNLPHPGGPIIEAQGKQGQYIELPYTVKGMDLAFSGLVSAAKDSKASMPDVCYSLQETAFAMCVEVVERAMSLAGKNEVLLVGGVGANRRLQEMLRIMCEDRGAQFFVPEQKYLGDNGAMIAYTGKMMLESGLITPIESSQVNPSFRSDEVAVTWKHDAPPAHVAVQPGNGTQKRGAEAVITFHDGLAEKRRVSKRYRVAALDKRLIAERTRAEARLIHTARKSGVPTPIMSDITADTIVMEEIQGTLLTHALHESTVMEAGRMVGRLHKAGIMHGDLTTSNLILRKGDRKCVLIDFGLAQATTEIEQRGVDIHVLFQTLESTAPEQADALKAVFIAGYTETFDGAADVIHREHEIELRGRYL
- a CDS encoding 30S ribosomal protein S27ae, whose protein sequence is MAAPKKGAKAKGPQRGAHFKVEGDKITTAKKYCPRCGPGIMMADHKDRLTCGKCGYTEFRK